A window of Daphnia pulicaria isolate SC F1-1A chromosome 10, SC_F0-13Bv2, whole genome shotgun sequence contains these coding sequences:
- the LOC124314412 gene encoding uncharacterized protein LOC124314412 isoform X2: protein MIRTGRKFKPRNEEEMLQQIEEKAARAAKKPSEKKAKIQKKQLKPQDQKTSHLKHKSNVNSSILEVQEDLHEKFLEDIEQAPVEHSSASMNIQQLREKLKEELIASELEAMADPSILLKKKEKKKRKSEEKDLDFLWTDKEALAFKVFELHHGCKTFSCKNCGNEGSEIVNCIDCNQVFCGKCDEDIHLQNPFHHRSLHSKTRPGKQLLPTEFLDHKGQIVVKRVVLPLCSPKCDYCEKFMSQNGTIEMHAVITPKGRFNLHRTSFHCESCSINREAELSDFIVSGYFPGSPISTKYLFSFELLRMWRHFKYLTPGTSEFKFLEIILAISADLGRRGTINKRLFNKASKLYEYFSHLLDENVRGKRKSICRACTDKFGMPCPLGLHCDGCHKCIRRFMEKKEKGKAWFGDKLIVSNEYATKVRDEINRVKPPGKNTISSKCGNSQFLAAREVSTKYRKLEGTGIVMAACGHDIVHAAVEMREGETFRDTFTAHIKCRDLNAQFMVNDVVCQYWDFAKSIGLLLPQYKYLTENMRPFLSRVHGQAHGWYCQVLNFGHWKEGACMLLGEETERVFSIFGPYQNSTKYMSEGNWIDFFTCAGFYINERKEWNIPRIITIRMFKAVAGLEFYTDRLKFLLDANHLTEEDLPSIQDELVAEALEYKSLSKGKAGTDISTLQDELEWLHFEWLNVKDRVSAVAEGCKWRTKLRRKQGTLYASAEKKISEMNELIKKTVRKSAAESCNQEKDQEKSVEQTIFLVTLNHFEEGIFPWEPANRRSYKEKFKLVDNWHMRNRNKEQIELSFREMSQFISSVCSSINSLSGEINQLKSRLTSDEIVRAHVVLKAQEIRRLQDLREVALSYAAFYREDVVTQDVFNFLDDEEDDDEMQKDGCETEDDAEEG from the exons ATGATTCGTACGGGTCGTAAGTTTAAACCTCGGAATGAGGAGGAAATGCTACAGCAAATAGAGGAAAAAGCAGCTA GGGCTGCAAAGAAACCAAGTGAGAAGAAGGCCAAAATCCAGAAAAAGCAGCTGAAGCCACAAGACCAAAAAACTTCTCATCTAAAACACAAATCCAACGTAAACAGCAGCATACTTG AAGTTCAAGAGGATCTACACGAAAAATTCCTGGAAGATATTGAACAAGCACCGGTGGAGCATTCAAGTGCTAGCATGAATATACAGCAACTACgagaaaaactgaaagaagAATTGATTGCTTCAGAATTGGAAGCAATGGCTGATCCTTCAatcttattaaaaaagaaagaaaagaagaaaaggaagtcaGAGGAGAAAGATCTTGATTTTTTGTGGACTGACAAAGAGGCCCTTGCCTTCAAAGTTTTTGAACTTCACCATGGCTGTAAGACATTCAGTTGTAAGAACTGTGGCAATGAGGGAAGTGAAATAGTGAATTGCATTGATTGCAATCAAGTATTTTGTGGAAAGTGTGATGAAGATATCCACTTGCAAAATCCATTTCATCATAGATCATTACATTCCAAAACACGGCCAGGGAAGCAATTGCTTCCTACTGAATTTCTTGATCATAAAGGACAAATTGTTGTTAAACGCGTTGTGCTCCCATTGTGTTCACCGAAATGCGACTACTGTGAAAAATTTATGTCACAAAATGGTACTATCGAGATGCATGCAGTCATCACACCAAAGG GGAGGTTCAATTTGCATAGGACTAGTTTCCATTGCGAAAGCTGTTCGATTAACCGCGAAGCAGAGTTGAGCGACTTTATTGTTTCAGGGTATTTCCCTGGTTCACCAATTTCCActaaatatcttttttcatttgagtTACTGCGTATGTGGCGCCATTTCAAATACTTAACGCCTGGAACATCTGAATTTAAGTTCCTGGAAATAATTTTAGCAATATCTGCCGATTTAGGAAGA cgGGGAACGATAAACAAAAGACTGTTCAATAAAGCCAGTAAACTCTACGAATATTTCAGTCACCTGTTGGATGAGAATGttagagggaaaagaaaaagtatttgcaGAGCTTGTACTGATAAATTTGGAATGCCCTGCCCGCTTGGTTTGCATTGTGACGGATGTCACAAATGCATTAGAAGATTCATGGAAAAAAA GGAGAAAGGCAAAGCGTGGTTTGGAGATAAGCTCATAGTTTCTAACGAATATGCAACGAAAGTTAGGGATGAAATTAATCGTGTAAAACCTCCCGGAAAAAACACGATAAGTAGCAAATGTGGAAATTCTCAATTTCTTGCTGCCAGAGAAGTTTCTACCAAATACAGAAAATTGGAGGGGACAGGTATTGTGATGGCCGCTTGCGGTCACGATATTGTTCATGCTGCTGTTGAAATGCGAGAAGGGGAAACATTTCGTGACACTTTCACAGCACATATTAAATGCAGAGATTTGAATGCCCAGTTCATGGTTAACGACGTCGTTTGCCAATATTGGGATTTTGCGAAATCAATTGGATTACTTTTGCCGCAATATAAGTATCTGACTGAAAATATGAGGCCGTTTCTGTCACGTGTGCATGGTCAAGCACACGGGTGGTATTGTCAA GTTCTTAATTTTGGTCATTGGAAGGAAGGTGCTTGTATGTTGTTGGGTGAAGAGACAGAACGTGTATTTTCGATATTTGGTCCATACCAAAACTCTACTAAATATATGAGCGAAGGAA ACTGGATCGACTTTTTCACGTGCGCAGGATTTTACATTAATGAACGAAAAGAGTGGAATATTCCGAGAATCATAACTATCAGGATGTTCAAG GCCGTCGCTGGACTTGAATTTTACACAGATCGTTTGAAATTTCTCTTAGATGCAAACCATTTGACAGAGGAGGATTTGCCATCCATCCAAGATGAACTGGTAGCAGAAGCTCTGGAATATA AGAGTCTATCTAAAGGGAAAGCTGGAACAGATATTTCCACATTACAAGATGAATTGGAATGGTTGCACTTTGAGTGGCTTAATGTGAAAGACAGAGTTTCTGCTGTAGCGG AGGGCTGCAAATGGAGAACGAAATTGAGGAGGAAACAAGGGACCTTGTACGCTTCGGCTGAGAAAAAGATATCAGAAATGAACGAACTGATCAAAAAAACTGTTCGAAAGTCAGCTGCCGAATCTTGCAATCAGGAAAAGGACCAGGAAAAGTCTGTAGAGCAGACCATTTTTCTCGTAACTCTAAACCACTTTGAAGAGGGAATTTTCCCTTGGGAACCAGCTAACCGAA GATcgtataaagaaaaatttaagttgGTGGACAACTGGCACATgcgaaatagaaacaaggagCAGATAGAACTGTCCTTTCGGGAAATGTCGCAGTTTATCAGCTCTGTTTGTTCAAGCATCAACTCATTGTCCGGAGAAATTAATCAACTGAAATCCCGTCTTACCAGTGATGAGATCGTTCGTGCTCACGTGGTTCTAAAAGCTCAAGAAATTCGACGACTACAAGACCTTCGCGAAGTAGCTTTAAGCTACGCCGCATTCTACAGGGAAGACGTCGTCACACAAGATGTTTTCAACTTTCTAgacgatgaagaagatgatgacgaaATGCAAAAAGACGGATGTGAAACAGAAGATGATGCGGAAGAAGGATAG
- the LOC124314487 gene encoding COX assembly mitochondrial protein homolog → MSKQEETLNAKGPHGLGDPDDRTLRIVEKEVLIPKIMRDRAKMEKCVPEVEEFTKCCSSSNVLMAYSCRKQNAAMQDCQTRWYKDEVFKEECKEIYLKERREFRLTGIPKKHRHKETENATNST, encoded by the exons ATGTCGAAACAGGAGGAAACGCTCAACGCAAAAGGCCCTCATGGGCTCG GCGATCCAGATGACAGGACTTTGAGGATTGTCGAAAAAGAAGTTCTTATTCCAAAGATTATGAGAGACAGagccaaaatggaaaaatgtgTGCCTGAAGTTGAAGAATTTACAAAATGTTGTTCATCCAGCAATGTGCTGATGGCATATTCATGCCGGAAACAAAATGCAGCCATGCAAGACTGTCAGACAAGATGGTATAAAGATGAAGTCTTCAAAGAAGAATGCAAGGAAATTTACCTTAAAGAAAGGAGAGAATTCAGACTAACAGGAATTCCCAAGAAACATCGTCACAAGGAAACTGAAAATGCAACTAATAGTACCTAG
- the LOC124314442 gene encoding WD repeat-containing protein 37-like encodes MASSKPSKTRRIRMPGTPRASGSDDFGAGFLSLSFGRTDPMEGSDPVSILPPAFRSRLYGLFNQIEREFEALYSENLLLQEKVDSLSERTDRDGIIIGERGGLDQTDFDSFFTRNLLKQKSSTGSAQKMKPSHRLKAQTSRIVSSFKAPAITCALSRQFRGHRDGVWDVTTSKTFPLVGSASADGTACIWSTESSRCLLQYQGHKGSVNSMRFHPTKDLVMTASGDQTCHLWQAAISPEQMYSQPKGLSSEEEVETSEREDNLGPADEDYTLPVGPWATLRTPVCELVGHTNAVIAADWIAGGEQAVTASWDRTANIWDVTTGELLHQLVGHDQELTHTSAHPIQRLVVTASKDTTFRLWDFRDPIHSVSVFQGHSEVVTCVTFTREDKVVSGSDDRTAKVWDLRNMRSPLASIRCDSPVNKVSVSPTNVIAVPLDNRNVLLFDLNGQRLARLPRSNRTGHRRMVCATAWSEENINTRCNLFTCGFDRMVYGWNVQPNKELKD; translated from the exons ATGGCTTCATCAAAGCCGTCCAAAACAAGGAGAATCCGAATGCCTGGAACTCCTCGAGCCTCGGGAAGTGACGATTTCGGTGCTGGATTTTTGTCCCTTTCGTTTGGTCGTACTGACCCCATGGAAGGCTCTGATCCTGTTTCCATTCTTCCTCCTGCATTTCGTAGCAGGCTTTATGGCCTCTTTAATCAGATTGAAAGGGAGTTTGAAGCACTCTACTCTGAAAACCTCCTGT TgcaagaaaaagttgattctTTAAGTGAGAGAACTGATAGAGATGGAATAATAATTGGAGAGAGAGGCGGATTGGATCAGACTGATTTTGACTCCTTCTTTACTCGTAACTTGTTGAAACAGAAAT CAAGTACAGGAAGTGCTCAGAAAATGAAGCCCAGTCACCGATTGAAAGCACAAACTAGTAGAATTGTTTCAAGTTTCAAGGCACCAGCCATCACTTGTGCCCTTTCACGACAATTCCGTGGTCACAGAGATGGCGTTTGGGATGTGACTACTTCCAAAACCTTCCCACTCGTTGGATCGGCCTCTGCAG ATGGCACAGCTTGCATTTGGAGCACAGAGTCTAGCCGTTGTCTTCTTCAATATCAAGGACACAAAGGTTCAGTTAATTCCATGAGGTTTCATCCAACCAAGGATCTCGTCATGACGGCATCGGGAGATCAGACTTGTCACTTATGGCAAGCTGCAATTTCACCCGAGCAGATG tattcgCAGCCAAAGGGACTTTCTTCGGAAGAAGAAGTGGAGACGTCCGAGAGAGAGGATAATCTAGGACCAGCCGATGAAGATTACACACTTCCTGTCGGTCCGTGGGCGACACTGCGTACTCCAGTATGCGAACTCGTAGGTCACACGAACGCGGTAATTGCAGCTGACTGGATAGCCGGAGGTGAACAAGCTGTCACTGCTTCCTGGGATCGTACTGCCAATATTTGGGATGTAACGACTGGGGAGCTTCTTCACCAGCTTGTTG GACACGACCAAGAACTCACTCACACTTCAGCACACCCTATTCAGAGACTGGTCGTCACTGCGTCGAAGGACACAACGTTCCGTCTATGGGATTTCCGTGACCCGATCCACTCGGTTTCTGTATTCCAAGGGCATTCAGA AGTCGTTACTTGTGTCACTTTCACCCGAGAAGATAAGGTGGTTTCCGGCTCCGACGACCGGACTGCTAAAGTATGGGACTTGCGAAATATGCGTTCTCCTCTGGCTTCCATTCGCTGCGATAGTCCTGTGAACAAGGTGTCTGTTTCTCCAACTAACGTTATTGCTGTCCCCCTGGACAATCGTAACGTGCTTCTCTTTGATCTCAACGGCCAACGGCTCGCTCGCCTTCCGCGGAGCAATCGCACG GGCCATCGTCGTATGGTGTGCGCCACTGCATGGTCTGAAGAAAACATTAACACTCGCTGCAATCTCTTTACGTGCGGATTTGATCGAATGGTATATGGATGGAATGTTCAGCCCAACAAAGAATTGAAAGATTGA
- the LOC124314484 gene encoding uncharacterized protein LOC124314484 has protein sequence MCVTGASYNLVLSRIADIRDPVVLHTMASMPFGMHAVQKVRANMNLTANATTNGSKRQKDNNTNFKFSNDQYADPSPSKYCDKMMNSIWGLYNRYSVHNFKSNTSSGQAQTATLQQPATKESQDWLQNPIKCPLEGMKLNFNSKNFHQ, from the exons ATGTGTGTTACTGGGGCCAGTTACAACCTAGTCCTTTCTCGCATCGCTGATATTCGTGATCCAG TTGTGCTGCATACAATGGCATCAATGCCATTTGGGATGCATGCTGTGCAGAAAGTGAGGGCTAATATGAACCTCACTGCAAATGCTACTACTAATGGAAGCAAACGTCAGAAAGATAATAATACAAACTTCAAGTTTAGCAATGACCAAt ATGCAGATCCATCACCGTCAAAGTACTGTGACAAGATGATGAATTCCATTTGGGGACTTTACAATCGCTATTCTGTTCACAATTTTAAAAGCAACACTTCGTCAGGTCAAGCTCAAACTGCAACATTGCAACAGCCGGCTACTAAAGAAAGCCAGGACTGGTTGCAAAATCCCATCAAGTGCCCACTGGAGGGAATGAAATTAAACTTTAATTCAAAGAATTTCCACCAGTAA
- the LOC124314412 gene encoding uncharacterized protein LOC124314412 isoform X1, translated as MIRTGRKFKPRNEEEMLQQIEEKAASKLREAEHRNALKRAKRIAKLNMGPLLGAAKKPSEKKAKIQKKQLKPQDQKTSHLKHKSNVNSSILEVQEDLHEKFLEDIEQAPVEHSSASMNIQQLREKLKEELIASELEAMADPSILLKKKEKKKRKSEEKDLDFLWTDKEALAFKVFELHHGCKTFSCKNCGNEGSEIVNCIDCNQVFCGKCDEDIHLQNPFHHRSLHSKTRPGKQLLPTEFLDHKGQIVVKRVVLPLCSPKCDYCEKFMSQNGTIEMHAVITPKGRFNLHRTSFHCESCSINREAELSDFIVSGYFPGSPISTKYLFSFELLRMWRHFKYLTPGTSEFKFLEIILAISADLGRRGTINKRLFNKASKLYEYFSHLLDENVRGKRKSICRACTDKFGMPCPLGLHCDGCHKCIRRFMEKKEKGKAWFGDKLIVSNEYATKVRDEINRVKPPGKNTISSKCGNSQFLAAREVSTKYRKLEGTGIVMAACGHDIVHAAVEMREGETFRDTFTAHIKCRDLNAQFMVNDVVCQYWDFAKSIGLLLPQYKYLTENMRPFLSRVHGQAHGWYCQVLNFGHWKEGACMLLGEETERVFSIFGPYQNSTKYMSEGNWIDFFTCAGFYINERKEWNIPRIITIRMFKAVAGLEFYTDRLKFLLDANHLTEEDLPSIQDELVAEALEYKSLSKGKAGTDISTLQDELEWLHFEWLNVKDRVSAVAEGCKWRTKLRRKQGTLYASAEKKISEMNELIKKTVRKSAAESCNQEKDQEKSVEQTIFLVTLNHFEEGIFPWEPANRRSYKEKFKLVDNWHMRNRNKEQIELSFREMSQFISSVCSSINSLSGEINQLKSRLTSDEIVRAHVVLKAQEIRRLQDLREVALSYAAFYREDVVTQDVFNFLDDEEDDDEMQKDGCETEDDAEEG; from the exons ATGATTCGTACGGGTCGTAAGTTTAAACCTCGGAATGAGGAGGAAATGCTACAGCAAATAGAGGAAAAAGCAGCTAGTAAGTTAAGAGAGGCCGAGCATCGAAATGCGTTAAAACGAGCCAAACGAATTGCCAAGTTAAACATGGGCCCTCTCCTAGGGGCTGCAAAGAAACCAAGTGAGAAGAAGGCCAAAATCCAGAAAAAGCAGCTGAAGCCACAAGACCAAAAAACTTCTCATCTAAAACACAAATCCAACGTAAACAGCAGCATACTTG AAGTTCAAGAGGATCTACACGAAAAATTCCTGGAAGATATTGAACAAGCACCGGTGGAGCATTCAAGTGCTAGCATGAATATACAGCAACTACgagaaaaactgaaagaagAATTGATTGCTTCAGAATTGGAAGCAATGGCTGATCCTTCAatcttattaaaaaagaaagaaaagaagaaaaggaagtcaGAGGAGAAAGATCTTGATTTTTTGTGGACTGACAAAGAGGCCCTTGCCTTCAAAGTTTTTGAACTTCACCATGGCTGTAAGACATTCAGTTGTAAGAACTGTGGCAATGAGGGAAGTGAAATAGTGAATTGCATTGATTGCAATCAAGTATTTTGTGGAAAGTGTGATGAAGATATCCACTTGCAAAATCCATTTCATCATAGATCATTACATTCCAAAACACGGCCAGGGAAGCAATTGCTTCCTACTGAATTTCTTGATCATAAAGGACAAATTGTTGTTAAACGCGTTGTGCTCCCATTGTGTTCACCGAAATGCGACTACTGTGAAAAATTTATGTCACAAAATGGTACTATCGAGATGCATGCAGTCATCACACCAAAGG GGAGGTTCAATTTGCATAGGACTAGTTTCCATTGCGAAAGCTGTTCGATTAACCGCGAAGCAGAGTTGAGCGACTTTATTGTTTCAGGGTATTTCCCTGGTTCACCAATTTCCActaaatatcttttttcatttgagtTACTGCGTATGTGGCGCCATTTCAAATACTTAACGCCTGGAACATCTGAATTTAAGTTCCTGGAAATAATTTTAGCAATATCTGCCGATTTAGGAAGA cgGGGAACGATAAACAAAAGACTGTTCAATAAAGCCAGTAAACTCTACGAATATTTCAGTCACCTGTTGGATGAGAATGttagagggaaaagaaaaagtatttgcaGAGCTTGTACTGATAAATTTGGAATGCCCTGCCCGCTTGGTTTGCATTGTGACGGATGTCACAAATGCATTAGAAGATTCATGGAAAAAAA GGAGAAAGGCAAAGCGTGGTTTGGAGATAAGCTCATAGTTTCTAACGAATATGCAACGAAAGTTAGGGATGAAATTAATCGTGTAAAACCTCCCGGAAAAAACACGATAAGTAGCAAATGTGGAAATTCTCAATTTCTTGCTGCCAGAGAAGTTTCTACCAAATACAGAAAATTGGAGGGGACAGGTATTGTGATGGCCGCTTGCGGTCACGATATTGTTCATGCTGCTGTTGAAATGCGAGAAGGGGAAACATTTCGTGACACTTTCACAGCACATATTAAATGCAGAGATTTGAATGCCCAGTTCATGGTTAACGACGTCGTTTGCCAATATTGGGATTTTGCGAAATCAATTGGATTACTTTTGCCGCAATATAAGTATCTGACTGAAAATATGAGGCCGTTTCTGTCACGTGTGCATGGTCAAGCACACGGGTGGTATTGTCAA GTTCTTAATTTTGGTCATTGGAAGGAAGGTGCTTGTATGTTGTTGGGTGAAGAGACAGAACGTGTATTTTCGATATTTGGTCCATACCAAAACTCTACTAAATATATGAGCGAAGGAA ACTGGATCGACTTTTTCACGTGCGCAGGATTTTACATTAATGAACGAAAAGAGTGGAATATTCCGAGAATCATAACTATCAGGATGTTCAAG GCCGTCGCTGGACTTGAATTTTACACAGATCGTTTGAAATTTCTCTTAGATGCAAACCATTTGACAGAGGAGGATTTGCCATCCATCCAAGATGAACTGGTAGCAGAAGCTCTGGAATATA AGAGTCTATCTAAAGGGAAAGCTGGAACAGATATTTCCACATTACAAGATGAATTGGAATGGTTGCACTTTGAGTGGCTTAATGTGAAAGACAGAGTTTCTGCTGTAGCGG AGGGCTGCAAATGGAGAACGAAATTGAGGAGGAAACAAGGGACCTTGTACGCTTCGGCTGAGAAAAAGATATCAGAAATGAACGAACTGATCAAAAAAACTGTTCGAAAGTCAGCTGCCGAATCTTGCAATCAGGAAAAGGACCAGGAAAAGTCTGTAGAGCAGACCATTTTTCTCGTAACTCTAAACCACTTTGAAGAGGGAATTTTCCCTTGGGAACCAGCTAACCGAA GATcgtataaagaaaaatttaagttgGTGGACAACTGGCACATgcgaaatagaaacaaggagCAGATAGAACTGTCCTTTCGGGAAATGTCGCAGTTTATCAGCTCTGTTTGTTCAAGCATCAACTCATTGTCCGGAGAAATTAATCAACTGAAATCCCGTCTTACCAGTGATGAGATCGTTCGTGCTCACGTGGTTCTAAAAGCTCAAGAAATTCGACGACTACAAGACCTTCGCGAAGTAGCTTTAAGCTACGCCGCATTCTACAGGGAAGACGTCGTCACACAAGATGTTTTCAACTTTCTAgacgatgaagaagatgatgacgaaATGCAAAAAGACGGATGTGAAACAGAAGATGATGCGGAAGAAGGATAG
- the LOC124314478 gene encoding UPF0598 protein CG30010-like, which produces MFTKMQGLGILIQKCFNHTRVLQYIQGQSPKAGIREYFYYIDHQGMLFLDDARIKNFTSCYKELKFLNFFFERLRINDTGSYQNEFPYLSPCGRERNFVRCDDLPIVFTKLQVLEEKLVLPYNYCGTKHVNFEPHKLYMGSSGRIYHPGPEKLHGIGLIKSSLAIELSQDFTFGADGHPTHFNMQKATFELDDSLKKNLLNLGRPE; this is translated from the exons ATGTTTACTAAAATGCAGGGACTTGGAATTCTAatacaaaaatgtttcaatcaCACTCGTGTTCTTCAATATATTCAAGGACAATCACCAAAAGCAGGAATACGAGAATACTTTTACTACATCGATCATCAAGGAATG TTGTTTTTGGATGATGCGCGAATTAAGAATTTCACTTCGTGTTACAAAG aGCTCAagtttctgaattttttctttgaacgaCTAAGAATCAATGACACTGGAAGCTaccaaaatgaatttccttatCTATCTCCATGTGGAAGGGAGAGAAATTTTGTCCGTTGTGATGATCTACCCATTGTTTTCACCAAACTTCAGGTTTTAGAGGAAAAGCTTGTACTTCCTTACAATTACTGTGGAACCAAACATGTTAATTTTGAACCCCACAAACTGTACATGGGATCTAGTGGAAGGATCTACCATCCTGGGCCTGAAAAACTCCATGGAATTGGGTTAATCAAATCTAGTTTAGCAATAGAATTAAGTCAAGATTTTACATTTGGAGCTGATGGTCATCCAACCCATTTTAACATGCAAAAGGCAACGTTTGAACTGGACGatagtctaaaaaaaaatctgcttAATCTTGGACGGCCGGAATAA